In Colletotrichum higginsianum IMI 349063 chromosome 3, whole genome shotgun sequence, a genomic segment contains:
- a CDS encoding FAD-binding protein — protein MVQNVVILGAGYAGLGIAHKLLKYTQPKVKDLKVTLVSPSTHLYWNCAAVRAIIPGEFSDDTLFNQIKPGFEKYPQDAFDFVLGKATAFDAATNTVQVETNEGQKTIEYAHLIIATGSGLASGLPFKTIGTHEETLGALHGLQSEVKAANSIIISGAGTTGVETAGELGHAYGSTKQITLIVEGAAPLPGLLPQLGKIAAKNLQQLHVKLVTNARVTEADTTGALKSVKLSNGETLTADLYLPLFGVRPNTTFVPEHLLDDKGNVKLKHDLRVEGLTNVWGVGDVGNLEAKQLMRAEGQALHLADNLDAVLTGNEAKVKDLKLTLKPQVFVTIGKKKATGQFNTMKLPGFIVSAAKAKTFFTEKGPGLVAGKNIARASI, from the coding sequence ATGGTCCAAAATGTCGTCATCTTGGGCGCTGGctacgccggcctcggcatcgcccaCAAGCTCCTGAAATACACCCAGCCCAAGGTCAAGGATCTCAAGGTCACCCTcgtctcgccctcgacccaTCTGTACTGGAACTGCGCCGCCGTGCGCGCCATCATCCCCGGCGAGTTCTCCGACGACACCCTCTTCAACCAGATCAAGCCCGGCTTCGAAAAGTATCCCCAGGACGCCTTCgacttcgtcctcggcaaggCCACCGCCTTTgacgccgccaccaacaCCGTCCAGGTCGAGACCAACGAGGGCCAGAAGACGATCGAGTACGCCcacctcatcatcgccacgGGCTCCGGCCTCGCCAGCGGCCTCCCGTTCAAGACCATCGGCACCCACGAGGAGACGCTCGGCGCGCTGCACGGCCTCCAGtccgaggtcaaggccgccaactccatcatcatctcggGCGCCGGCACGACGGGCGTCGAGACGGCGGGCGAGCTCGGCCACGCCTACGGCTCCACTAAGCAAATCAccctcatcgtcgagggcgccgcgcCGCTCCCGGGCCTCCTGCCCCAGCTCGGCAAGATCGCCGCCAAGaacctgcagcagctccaCGTGAAGCTCGTCACCAACGCCCGCgtcaccgaggccgacacCACCGGCGCCCTCAAGTCGGTCAAGCTGTCCAACGGCGAGACCCTGACGGCGGACCTGTACCTCCCGCTCTTCGGCGTGCGGCCCAACACCACCTTCGTGCCGGAgcacctcctcgacgacaagggcAACGTCAAGCTCAAGCACGACCTGCGCGTCGAGGGTCTGACCAACGTCTggggcgtcggcgacgtcggcaaCCTCGAGGCCAAGCAGCTCATGcgcgccgagggccaggCCCTGCACCTCgccgacaacctcgacgccgtcctcacgggcaacgaggccaaggtcaaggacCTCAAGCTCACCCTCAAGCCGCAGGTCTTTGTGACCatcggcaagaagaaggcgacgggCCAGTTCAACACCATGAAGCTTCCCGGCTTCATCGTCagcgccgccaaggccaagaccTTCTTCACGGAGAAGGGCCCCGGTCTGGTTGCGGGCAAGAACATTGCGCGGGCGTCGATTTGA
- a CDS encoding MFS multidrug transporter, translating to MSNSKPHAYYFIPRKPVAADSRAGHNLHQSLTRSRSSLWRGWSPGLPSFSEYERTTYKFPWLQDPEDVGGGRQNADVILETSAPTDRSRLLSHEDSNTLAGPSTMIPPEEKHEHITSSDDPEDPDLVTWSGPDDPMNPKNWAKHKKWTATILVSCFTFISPVSSTMLAPALDTLADEFDVKSDIETYLLMSIFLLAYAVGPFVLAPLSEMYGRVVVLQSANMFYLIFNTICGFSTSKEQMLAFRFLSGLGGSAPQALGGGVLSDCWRAEERGTATAIYSLAPFLGPAVGPIAAGYLTQYLSWRWIFWTVSIADALVQILAFLFLSETYAPKILAVKAKKLRKMTGNKDLHTEYDRPDRTFGQTLRKNLVRPFRMLFTQPALQITAVYRAYLYGLMYLVLASFPYVWSEQYDQEPGPASLNYISLGVGFVIGLQVSGPLIDRVYRTLKAKNNDTGVPEFRIPLMFPTAIVTPIGLLLYGIAAHFEIHWIVPNIGAAILAAGLILSFQCVQTYVIDSYERYAASAAGAAAFVRTMAGFSFPLFAPRLYDVLGIAWGNVLLAGIVFVNGLIVPFVMWRWGAWLRSKSPYCAG from the exons ATGTCTAATTCCAAACCGCACGCTTATTACTTCATTCCTCGCAAGCCTGTTGCGGCAGACTCACGGGCGGGGCACAATCTCCATCAAAGCCTGACTCGGTCTCGGTCGAGTCTCTGGCGCGGATGGAGCCCCGGGCTCCCTTCCTTCTCCGAGTATGAAAGGACGACGTACAAATTCCCCTGGCTCCAGGACCCCGAAGACGTGGGAGGCGGCAGACAAAACGCCGATGTCATCTTGGAGACCTCTGCCCCCACCGATCGTTCACGCCTGCTCTCTCACGAAGACAGCAACACGCTCGCCGGGCCTTCGACAATGATTCCGCCAGAGGAGAAGCACGAGCACATCACGTCTTCCGACGATCCCGAGGACCCGGACCTG GTAACATGGTCTGGGCCCGACGATCCTATGAACCCTAAGAATTGGGCGAAGCACAAGAAGTGGACAGCTACAATCCTGGTCTCGTGCTTCACCTTCATCTCGCCAGTGTCCTCGACCATGTTGGCACCGGCGTTGGACACCCTGGCCGATGAATTCGACGTCAAGTCCGACATCGAGACGTATCTTCTCATGTCGATTTTCCTATTGGCGTACGCCGTTGGGCCTTTTGTCCTCGCGCCGCTGTCAGAGATGTACGGCCGTGTTGTCGTGCTTCAGTCTGCCAACATGTTCTACCTGATCTTCAACACCATCTGCGGCTTCTCGACTTCCAAAGAGCAGATGCTCGCCTTTCGTTTCCTCAGTGGTCTTGGTGGGAGTGCTCCTCAAGCT ctcggcggcggcgtcctgAGTGACTGCTGGCGAGCCGAGGAGAGAGGCACGGCGACCGCTATATATTCTTTGGCCCCTTTTCTGGGGCCGGCTGTTGGGCCCATTG CTGCTGGATACTTGACGCAATACTTGTCCTGGCGCTGGATCTTCTGGACCGTGTCGATTGCCGACGCGCTCGTCCAGATCCTggccttcctcttcctctcaGAGACGTACGCGCCCAAGATCCtggccgtcaaggccaagaagctccgCAAGATGACTGGCAACAAGGACCTCCATACGGAATACGACCGTCCGGACAGGACCTTTGGCCAAACTCTGCGGAAGAACCTTGTCCGGCCTTTCCGGATGCTCTTCACCCAGCCGGCGTTGCAGATCACGGCGGTGTACAGGGCATACCTATATGGTCTCATGTATCTCGT TCTTGCTTCTTTCCCATACGTCTGGAGTGAGCAATACGACCAAGAACCCGGCCCTGCTAGTTTGAACTACATCTCGCTCGGCGTTGGCTTCGTCATTGGTCTCCAAGTATCCGGCCCTCTCATCGACAGG GTCTATCGAACCCTCAAAGCCAAAAACAACGACACCGGCGTCCCCGAGTTCAGGATCCCCCTCATGTTCCCGACCGCCATCGTGACCCCCATCGGCCTCCTTCTCTACGGCATCGCGGCGCACTTCGAGATCCACTGGATCGTGCCCAACATCGGCGCGGCGATCCTGGCGGCGGGCCTCATCCTGTCCTTCCAGTGCGTGCAGACGTACGTCATCGACTCCTACGAGCGGTACGCCGCCAGCGCGGCCGGTGCGGCGGCCTTCGTGCGGACGATGGCCGGATTCAGCTTCCCGCTGTTCGCGCCGAGGCTGTACGACGTGTTGGGGATCGCGTGGGGTAATGTTCTGCTGGCCGGTatcgtcttcgtcaacgGCCTGATTGTCCCCTTTGTCATGTGGCGGTGGGGTGCTTGGCTCAGGAGCAAGAGCCCCTACTGCGCTGGCTAG